From the Xiphophorus couchianus chromosome 11, X_couchianus-1.0, whole genome shotgun sequence genome, the window gataattctaaaataaattaaatcccAGATAGatatggattattttttttattcaattaagaCATTTGTtcctgataataaaaaaagaacattcaataaaaagtgccaaaaatatattttttttatctcagcaACCAATGGTGAATCTTTAACATGCGGTACTGAAATTGTTTATATAATTATTGATCAGCAATTGTTTTCCAtagcattttaatattttatattgggTGATTAAGTGTCTGAGGTTGGTTTATGGGGGAATATTTCTGCCATAATTCGAGAGCACATATTTTCAGTGGAAAATCACAGTGGAATGGCACAAGCACGCCCACTTTAAACAAgtgtgtcaaactccagtcctcaagggccgctgtcctgcaacttttagatgtgcctctgctgcaccacacctgaatagataattaggtcattaaggctctggagaactgatctacacaaggaggaggtcattaagccatttcattccagtgttttgtacccgTTTCACATCTAAAACcagcaggacagcggcccttgaggactggagtttgacacctgtacACTAGAcggaaacaaacgcacccagcataactttcattctattggctgagaggttgccaggcaacaGTAAGTTTTTGTTCCAAGCCAGCAGAGAGGTTTGCAAGTGGAGATTTGATCTGAGCAGAGACCAGTTTTGAGCGCCAGGAGAAAGTTTGGAGAAAgcacagtgaatatttgaatGAGAGCAGAAGAATTGAATACAGGTTTTGCAGAATCtagcagaaaaattcccccCTACTGGTTGGTCATAtttccatcaccctaatctttggTCCGATCACAGATTCTGTAGCAGATTTAAATCAGTACTTTGGCTATGCTACACCAAAATTGTGATACTATTTCTAAGAGGAACACACCTCTACACTCTCCAAACCACAAGATATTTTCTAACTGACTGATAGTTACCAACTCGATTGCAGCCTGCCCATCTCCTAAGGTGAAACTGGTCAAGTTTCGATCCAAGTTTTGATCAGATCCCATATAAATTTCTGTTACTTCCTCCTAAATCAGCTGCAACTTGAAATGGTTCAAATTGCAATTTATGTGTTTTGGGGTCAATGAATCCACCAGCTGACATTTTACATGATCTGCACCATTATACACATCAGCAGtgtcattttaacatttgtctCCAACAGCACATGAACTAATACTCAATAAGTGTACAATACCACTAAACACTAAAGTGACCAGTACAAAACCTGAAGgttaaaccacaaaaaaaaacttttgtctttATCAAACTATACGCGTTATTTAAAAAGCCAggagccattttttaaataaatctttattgttgagatgaaaataatgattttttttcttcctatagTTGGATGCCTACTTGTCTTTCTGGGTCTGTGTTTGCTATAACTTTAAGAAAGGacaagaaaacctttaaattatttgtgtatTGATCACAACACattgaacatttattaatatgatCTCATATCAGATGTAAATCACACACAGCCTTGAAGCCTACTAGTGACAACATGTATTAATTGTTACCTGCTCAATATTATCTAGGTGCAGTTTAATTAAGCTCTTTTGGAACATGTTTAGAATTGTTGGCCATCCATCTCAAACATTTTATCAGATATACCTGGGTTATATATCATCTTTTAAATCTAGGGTCAAAAGTTATGGAGAATTCATGAGAAGAGGTTTAAAGAAAGTTACATTTGTTTCTCtaccttttaatatttttttcaattacttCATTTATGGACACAGATGAAAACATGATGCATatatacaacaaaaataatactaacaataaatgtaatttccaAGATGTTAAGTAAATGCTCCTTTTCATAGATATAATTTTATGCTCTGGTAACAGTAATGTTGCGTTGCGTCATATCGTTAATCACACCATCGGATGTTCATTGAGCAATACTTGAGAGCGTGCAGTAACGATGAGCTATATAAGTGAAAACATAGCATGGAACAGCTCAGAGAGCTGCACACACTTGTGATTCTCCAGTGTGTTAAGAAAACTACAGGTGCTTTCAACAGTCTTTGTCTCTCTCgttatgatgtttgttttgtgagtATATCCTGCTATAAATATGAACAGAGAGGGTGAAAATACTACCATGTTTAACTCCACATTTGTTCGTCCTCTACATTTTTATCTCGGTGGGTTTTACAACATCCCTCATGTTAAGTATTACTATGTCTTCTTGTGCTTTGTGTACATCATGACTGTGCTTAGCAATGGTTTCCTCCTCTCTGTTATTTACCTGGTGAAGACTCTCCACACTCCCAGATACATAATAGTGTTCAACCTGGCTCTGACAGATTTGTGTGGGAGCACTGCTCTCATCCCAAAGCTCTTGGACACGTTTTTGTTTAACAGGAGGTACATTGCTTATGAGGCCTGCTTAAGTTacatgttctttgttttattctttggaAGTATGCAATCATGGACTCTAGTCATAATGGCCTATGACAGATTTGTAGCAATTTGCTTTCCATTGAGATATAACATTATTGTAACAAGGAAATCAATAGTTACTATTCTGTTGTGTTCATGGACATCTCTAGTCATGGTCATTGGAGCCTTGGTTGGACTTCTTGAGCGCCTGTCCTTCTGTGCATCTGTGGTAATACAAAGTTTTTTCTGTGATTATGGACCAACATATCGTTTGGCATGTAATAATACATACATAAACTACATAATGGCTAATTTCACTTTTGCTATAGTCATTTGGATTCCTCTTGTACCGATAGGAGCTACGTACATTTGCATTTCTATAGCACTGAGCAGAACTGCATCCAGAGAAAAACGACTTAAAGCAATGGGAACTTGTACTTCTCATCTGATTCTGGTGGCCCTTTTTTTTATACCATATCTGGGCACAAATTTAACAGTGAAAACTAACGGCATTGATCCTAATATGAGGATATTAAATTCTAGTTTATCACACACAGTTCCCTCTCTGCTAAATCCGATCATATACgctttaaagacaaaagaagTGATAAATGCTTTTAAGAGgctttgcaaaagaaaaaagataaacaaacttGTCTCACAATTGCAAACTCGAACTTCTTAGTGCTTTAAGGCATAACTTTAACAAATTAAtattacatcatgttatgttatgttgCTCTGTTGATTTTGTAATGCTGATAATAAGGTGGTATGTGTACAAAAGTTATCTTAAGTaaacatgtgtttttgttaCTATGGTTTATTTCAgatacatgtttattttttaatacaagATATTTTACGTGCAGTGGTGTTTTTATGTAGCGTAGTAATGACTTCAGATATACCTGAGATTCTAAATTGAAGTGATTAGTAGATATATTTACAGTTGGTTGTTTGTGAATGTTGTCCCTCTGTTGATCTGTCCAGAATGTACAGATCAACACATTCTTTTGAGACGAGTCAATGTAGAAAGTTTCATTGCAGAAAGCATGtaggtaaaatgtaaaatggtgATAGAAACATGTAACTGAGGTCATCTAGAGTTCAAGGctgaattataaaaaataaagttgctaATTCTCACCAAAAGGTTTGCTTgtcttttaaagttaaagaGCATTCCATTTTCATGTACCTACTGCAGAAATCACACTTCACATAAGTAAAATTGAGTTAGTCTTATGTTTCTTTACAGTGTAGCTTAGCACCActatcagtgtgtgaatgtgtttatgaatgactgaatgtagtgttaACACTTTGGAGTCCTCTGCACTAAATAAAGTGTCAAACAAATACAGACCATTAACCAATAGAGTAAAAATAGCTTCCTAGAGAAGTGAGGAATTCATCCTTGAAATGGATTTTTAGATTATGAGACTGAATTGATTCTCTACATTAATTTAAAGTAGTATCTCGTAATGAAAGAAATACTAATAACTTCCCTGGGTTTAATTGCATTGTGCTCTGTTTGTAcaatacaataataattattttttcagtagTGTTTAATATCCGTGGAAGAGTAATGAACTTTCAGCCACCTCATATTATAAACCATTAGACTGTCACTGTGACGCATTGCGGCACCCATGTCATGATCATTAGACACAATGAGAACTCTCCaaacttaaatatattattaGCTCTGTAAAACAActggtttaaactggtttttCTCCGAACATCAGACCTGGTCACACTATTTTGTATCAGCCTTTAGTTTCGTGGGTGTTGAGAGACATGATGCCATTGGAAAACACCGCTCCCACATCatcacaataagaaaaaaatcatattataataatcataatattGGCATAACAGCAGAGAGTTTACGTAACGAAATTGATTGCAGGAAGCAGGTGGTGCAAATACAACATGAGAACAAAACTAGTAACTGAGGACATCTAGTGTTACAGATTAAGTCTtgcacttaaaagaaaaaatcaagcCACTAATTATTGTTTAGTGGTTTAAGCATATAAAATATTATGATATAAAATCGAAATTTGAATcctgaagtttttattttttttctctggtttagttttatgCTGTTTAACTTAGTGttaaaaagcattaaataacaaaaagaaaagtttaaaataccaaaaaagaGTTGGTCACATCGCTATAGTCAAATCTTCATTTCTTTATGAAGGATATGAGAAGATAAAGATATTAAATGTGACAGGTTTtctctgcaaacacaaataattttgttcagatacaaaatacattaaaataacaacaaattcacaaattcctcacaataaaacttttaaagccAATACAGTAGATCGTTTATATGTTAGAGCGCAAAGTGCCACTGTGCTGTCCTCGCCCTGAGATTTCCAGTTTTCAGCAGCTAGACATCCAGACAACGATGCTCCAATAACCAAACTAATTTCTTTTCTACTTGTTTATTGAAGAGCGGCCTCTGACC encodes:
- the LOC114152521 gene encoding olfactory receptor 1-like; translation: MNREGENTTMFNSTFVRPLHFYLGGFYNIPHVKYYYVFLCFVYIMTVLSNGFLLSVIYLVKTLHTPRYIIVFNLALTDLCGSTALIPKLLDTFLFNRRYIAYEACLSYMFFVLFFGSMQSWTLVIMAYDRFVAICFPLRYNIIVTRKSIVTILLCSWTSLVMVIGALVGLLERLSFCASVVIQSFFCDYGPTYRLACNNTYINYIMANFTFAIVIWIPLVPIGATYICISIALSRTASREKRLKAMGTCTSHLILVALFFIPYLGTNLTVKTNGIDPNMRILNSSLSHTVPSLLNPIIYALKTKEVINAFKRLCKRKKINKLVSQLQTRTS